A region of Flavobacteriales bacterium DNA encodes the following proteins:
- a CDS encoding SpoIIE family protein phosphatase, giving the protein MKFLFRTFLTLIVLGAMIKSYTAQQYGFYNFNENKGLSKNSVFAIAQDSKGAVLLGTNDGGINILDGISTEKLTKQDGLVDNVIYDIIPYGKDALLILTNNGVSKYSYDRFFNYPLKDSTINTRVYTALIDTQENVWLATGSGLAKIDNDTIISYSTGNKELDNVPIIHLRQGNDGSIWCSTLGKGVFQITPEWKVNHIQYQDNLEYTFSSFQYSDSVVWLLTYKGLYQYQNNQVSSVGLKYNDHSSKYYFHSCIRDTKGDIWIATLKGVIKIDNHGKEVFLDKKNGLSGNDAWKIMEDHEGNIWVTFKTGGVSKLTNQSITIKNNFNNVSNDVKSVFIDLKNRLWLGTNDGAVLIDSSENSKLIKVGSEKRDVIKGIGQHRESVLLLSKQGINIYKDEKVQNINTTSLNHRFVGECIFIDNNRAFLGSSVTGVAEFKNNKIEYINDSLGMDRIGVFSMNKTADHLWWYATEHGVFNHDGKQLTEVTEEQGLSASKTRSLVLDQSGKLWVGNSEGIFYREGNHFYPVYKGDTVNNNTIYSMCFDKEGNLWAGKIDGIDKISITAGKITDIRHYDAKKGFDIGSLHNNAMALDSNGHILVGTDRGLLEINPYLDFPNTVESKTHIEDIQLFSQPTDWSMYADSIDENGFPVGLELDYNQNYFTFNYIGICHKYPEGVRYRTKLVGLDKGWVEREDKRFVIYGNLKPGEYTFLLKSCNNEGIWNKEPVKFSFVIRPPFWQTWWFYSICIGIVIAGIYSYIKIRNANIEITHKNKEITQKNHEIEEKNNEIMDSINYAKRIQDSILPDSKMQYLMPNSFVLFQPKDVVSGDFYWLKRVEEELLFAAVDCTGHGVPGAFVSMVGFSGLNRAVTEYSLTQPHQILEKLSEFVVESFAKHQSKSINDGMDASLCSLNRSTKVLQYSGANNSIYIVRKSAKVIVDTNGDPVAVKQLDSLNELKATRRPIGKTDHPIPFVNYTVQLEEGDAVYLFTDGFPDQFGGEKGKKYMYKAFKRFLLTLQDTPITEQGDALRKEYQKWAGNYEQVDDICIIGVKI; this is encoded by the coding sequence ATGAAGTTTCTTTTTAGAACCTTTTTAACCCTAATAGTACTAGGGGCTATGATCAAAAGCTATACTGCACAGCAGTATGGCTTTTATAATTTTAATGAAAATAAAGGTTTGTCCAAGAATTCTGTTTTTGCAATAGCACAAGATTCCAAAGGAGCAGTATTATTGGGAACTAATGATGGGGGAATTAACATCTTAGATGGAATTTCTACAGAAAAATTAACAAAGCAAGATGGTTTAGTTGATAATGTCATATACGATATTATCCCTTATGGAAAAGATGCTTTGCTAATCCTGACAAATAATGGGGTTTCTAAATATTCATATGATCGTTTTTTTAATTATCCACTAAAGGACTCTACAATTAATACTAGGGTTTATACAGCATTAATTGATACCCAAGAAAATGTTTGGTTAGCAACAGGAAGTGGCCTAGCTAAAATCGATAACGATACCATCATAAGTTATTCTACAGGAAATAAAGAGTTAGATAATGTACCTATTATTCATCTAAGGCAAGGAAATGATGGAAGTATATGGTGTTCAACATTAGGAAAAGGAGTCTTTCAAATTACTCCTGAATGGAAAGTTAATCATATTCAATATCAGGATAATTTAGAGTATACATTTAGTTCTTTTCAATATTCTGATAGTGTAGTTTGGTTGTTGACGTATAAAGGCTTGTATCAATACCAGAATAATCAGGTTTCGAGTGTAGGTTTAAAATATAATGATCATTCTTCTAAGTATTATTTTCATTCTTGTATTCGCGATACTAAAGGAGATATATGGATTGCGACATTGAAGGGGGTTATTAAGATTGATAATCATGGGAAAGAAGTTTTTTTAGATAAAAAAAATGGGTTATCTGGAAATGATGCTTGGAAAATAATGGAAGATCATGAAGGTAATATTTGGGTAACTTTTAAAACAGGGGGTGTTTCTAAGTTAACGAATCAATCAATTACGATAAAGAATAACTTTAATAATGTCAGTAATGATGTAAAAAGTGTTTTTATTGATTTGAAAAACAGATTGTGGTTAGGAACTAATGATGGAGCTGTACTTATAGATAGCAGCGAGAATTCTAAACTAATCAAAGTAGGCTCTGAAAAAAGAGATGTTATAAAAGGTATCGGACAACATAGAGAATCGGTACTACTATTATCCAAACAAGGGATTAATATTTATAAAGATGAAAAGGTGCAAAATATTAATACAACTTCATTGAACCATCGTTTTGTAGGTGAATGTATTTTTATTGATAATAACAGGGCTTTTTTGGGGAGTTCTGTTACTGGAGTAGCCGAATTTAAAAACAATAAAATAGAGTATATCAACGATTCCCTTGGGATGGATAGAATTGGTGTCTTTTCTATGAATAAAACAGCAGATCACTTATGGTGGTATGCAACAGAGCATGGAGTTTTTAATCATGATGGGAAGCAATTAACTGAGGTCACAGAAGAACAAGGGTTAAGTGCAAGTAAAACACGAAGTTTGGTGCTCGATCAATCAGGAAAATTATGGGTTGGAAATAGTGAAGGTATTTTTTATAGAGAGGGAAATCACTTTTACCCTGTATATAAAGGTGATACGGTTAATAACAATACGATATATTCAATGTGTTTCGATAAAGAGGGAAATCTTTGGGCAGGAAAAATCGATGGTATAGATAAAATCAGCATTACAGCTGGGAAGATTACTGATATTCGTCATTATGATGCTAAGAAAGGGTTTGATATCGGTTCTTTGCATAACAATGCGATGGCGTTGGATAGTAATGGACACATCCTTGTTGGGACTGATAGAGGGTTGTTAGAGATTAACCCTTATTTAGATTTTCCAAATACTGTAGAGAGCAAAACTCATATAGAGGATATTCAATTGTTCTCTCAACCAACAGATTGGTCTATGTATGCAGATTCCATTGATGAGAATGGTTTTCCTGTAGGATTAGAATTGGACTACAATCAAAACTATTTTACATTCAATTATATCGGGATCTGTCATAAGTACCCAGAGGGAGTACGTTATCGAACAAAACTAGTCGGTTTGGACAAAGGTTGGGTGGAACGTGAAGATAAACGTTTTGTTATTTATGGAAACCTAAAACCAGGAGAATATACCTTTTTATTGAAATCTTGTAATAATGAGGGGATCTGGAATAAAGAACCAGTAAAATTCTCCTTTGTAATTCGACCTCCATTCTGGCAAACATGGTGGTTTTATAGTATTTGCATTGGAATCGTTATCGCTGGAATCTATTCTTATATAAAAATTAGAAATGCTAACATAGAAATTACACATAAGAATAAAGAGATCACACAAAAAAACCATGAAATTGAAGAGAAGAATAATGAAATAATGGATAGTATTAACTATGCCAAACGAATTCAGGATTCAATTCTTCCAGATAGTAAAATGCAATATTTAATGCCCAATAGTTTTGTCTTATTCCAACCAAAGGATGTTGTTAGTGGAGATTTTTATTGGTTAAAAAGAGTAGAAGAAGAATTATTATTTGCCGCAGTAGATTGTACTGGTCATGGTGTGCCGGGAGCCTTTGTAAGTATGGTTGGTTTTAGTGGTTTAAATAGAGCTGTTACTGAGTATAGTTTAACACAGCCTCATCAAATTTTAGAAAAACTCTCAGAATTTGTTGTAGAATCTTTTGCAAAGCATCAAAGTAAGAGTATCAATGATGGTATGGACGCTTCCTTATGTTCATTAAACCGAAGTACTAAAGTATTGCAATATTCAGGAGCGAATAACTCCATCTATATTGTCAGAAAAAGTGCTAAAGTTATTGTAGATACTAATGGAGATCCCGTAGCAGTAAAACAACTCGATAGTCTAAACGAACTTAAAGCTACAAGAAGACCAATAGGAAAGACAGATCATCCGATTCCGTTTGTGAATTAT